One Phycisphaerae bacterium RAS2 DNA window includes the following coding sequences:
- the mucD_6 gene encoding putative periplasmic serine endoprotease DegP-like precursor, with product MNGELRIAKSELHRADYERSAFKFKAIAPALNRRAARARLGRLAGCALAMLTVFAPALIAPARAQSGERSREQSRAARETPVSRVFAQASPAVVNLSTTQIVTVRDPLNEIFNMPMFAPRRYQTHSVGSGFIIHPDGFLVTNAHVVAQAAECKALFADGRELPVEEVAIDRAHDIAVMRVRAEQPLPALRLGRSDDLMPGEAVVAIGNPMGLGHTVTTGIVSALNRELKFGRGVTYDGLIQIDAPINPGNSGGPLLNVLGEVIGVNSAIRGDAQNIGFAIPADRVCALLPELLDVERVRGVSLGAKFEGPAGLKSQPASTADLSHGVRVRAVEPGSPAAKAGLAAGDVITEIDGTATRDYIDAFGVLRTAPTGRAMPLRVLRDGKPRQVKLALEPQSGIETQKVLWARFGLRLADLKPDEMKRLGMSRALGLLVKEVQNGSPAARVGIAPGHVITMFGGWPVESLEKLAPLLAQVNRGDGIPFRILQITVEGWSRDDVIVAAR from the coding sequence ATGAATGGCGAATTGCGAATAGCGAAGAGCGAATTGCATCGCGCAGATTACGAGAGAAGCGCCTTCAAGTTCAAAGCGATCGCGCCCGCCCTGAACCGTCGAGCGGCGCGAGCGCGGCTTGGCCGTTTGGCGGGATGCGCGCTGGCGATGCTGACTGTTTTCGCGCCCGCGTTGATTGCCCCGGCCCGCGCCCAATCCGGCGAACGCTCGCGCGAGCAAAGTCGCGCTGCCCGCGAGACGCCCGTCTCGCGCGTGTTCGCGCAGGCCAGTCCGGCGGTGGTCAACCTTTCCACGACGCAGATCGTCACCGTGCGTGACCCGCTCAACGAGATCTTCAACATGCCGATGTTCGCCCCGCGCCGCTACCAGACACACTCGGTCGGCTCGGGCTTCATCATTCACCCGGACGGTTTTCTCGTAACCAATGCGCACGTGGTCGCACAGGCTGCCGAGTGCAAGGCGCTCTTCGCCGACGGGCGGGAGTTGCCCGTGGAGGAAGTCGCGATCGACCGGGCACACGACATCGCCGTCATGCGCGTGCGCGCCGAGCAGCCGCTGCCGGCGCTGCGACTGGGTCGAAGCGATGACCTGATGCCGGGCGAGGCGGTTGTCGCAATCGGCAATCCGATGGGGCTGGGTCACACCGTGACGACCGGCATCGTCAGCGCCTTGAATCGCGAGTTGAAATTCGGGCGCGGCGTGACGTACGACGGGCTGATTCAGATCGACGCGCCCATCAACCCCGGCAACTCCGGCGGGCCGTTGCTCAACGTGCTGGGCGAGGTGATCGGCGTGAACTCGGCCATTCGCGGCGATGCGCAGAACATCGGCTTCGCGATTCCCGCCGATCGGGTGTGCGCGTTGCTGCCGGAGCTGCTCGACGTCGAGCGCGTGCGCGGCGTGTCGCTCGGCGCGAAGTTCGAGGGACCGGCCGGCCTGAAGTCGCAACCCGCATCGACGGCCGACCTCTCGCACGGCGTGCGCGTGCGCGCCGTGGAGCCGGGTTCGCCGGCGGCGAAGGCCGGTCTGGCGGCGGGCGATGTGATCACCGAGATCGACGGGACCGCGACCCGCGACTACATCGACGCGTTCGGCGTCTTGCGCACCGCGCCGACCGGCCGCGCGATGCCGCTGCGTGTGCTGCGCGACGGGAAACCGCGGCAGGTCAAGCTTGCGCTGGAACCGCAAAGCGGCATTGAGACGCAGAAGGTGCTCTGGGCGCGGTTCGGCCTGCGTCTGGCCGACCTGAAGCCCGACGAAATGAAGCGGCTTGGTATGAGCCGCGCGCTGGGGCTGCTGGTGAAGGAAGTGCAGAACGGTTCGCCGGCGGCGCGCGTCGGCATCGCGCCGGGGCATGTCATCACGATGTTCGGCGGGTGGCCCGTCGAATCGCTCGAGAAGCTCGCGCCGCTGCTGGCGCAGGTCAATCGCGGCGACGGCATTCCGTTTCGCATTCTGCAAATCACGGTCGAGGGTTGGTCGCGCGACGATGTGATCGTCGCTGCAAGGTAG
- the glxK gene encoding Glycerate kinase, with product MHVVIAPDKFKGVLSAREAADAIAVGVRRARPDATVTLQPMADGGEGTLDILVDAARGNRRHVEAHGPLGDPVTVVVGLVDQASRAVVELARVSGLSLVPPSRRDVMRASTFGLGEVLRRVVESDLDRVTLAVGGSATVDGGAGMMQALGATFYDHRGHVIERPIGGGDLLDIRRFVWDRAPEGIADAVFTIAVDVLNPATGLSGAAAVFAPQKGADADGVKRLEAGLTHWADLLAEATGRDGRHEPGTGAAGGVALPLLALCSTQIEPGIDLVMEATQFAAALSSADLLITGEGRLDRQSTMGKVVGTLARMARAADVPVAAIVGAVGEGADECLAMLDGCYELGGPLEETAARLAAMGERAAKEML from the coding sequence ATGCACGTGGTCATCGCGCCGGACAAGTTCAAGGGTGTGCTTTCGGCGCGCGAAGCGGCCGACGCGATCGCCGTCGGCGTTCGTCGTGCGCGGCCCGATGCGACGGTGACGCTGCAACCGATGGCCGACGGCGGCGAGGGGACGCTGGACATTCTCGTTGATGCGGCGCGGGGAAATCGACGGCACGTCGAGGCGCACGGCCCGCTGGGCGATCCGGTCACCGTGGTCGTTGGGCTGGTGGATCAGGCGTCGCGCGCGGTGGTGGAGCTGGCGCGCGTGAGCGGTCTGTCGCTTGTGCCGCCGTCGCGGCGCGACGTGATGCGCGCGAGCACGTTCGGCCTCGGCGAGGTGCTTCGCCGCGTGGTGGAGAGCGATCTGGACCGGGTGACGCTGGCGGTCGGCGGCAGCGCGACGGTCGACGGCGGCGCGGGCATGATGCAGGCGCTGGGGGCGACGTTCTACGACCATCGCGGGCATGTGATCGAGCGGCCGATCGGCGGGGGCGATTTACTTGACATTCGTCGCTTTGTTTGGGATCGCGCGCCGGAAGGAATCGCGGACGCGGTGTTTACGATCGCCGTCGACGTGCTCAATCCGGCGACGGGGCTGAGCGGCGCGGCGGCTGTTTTCGCGCCGCAGAAGGGCGCCGATGCCGACGGCGTGAAGCGGCTGGAGGCGGGCTTGACGCATTGGGCCGATCTGCTGGCGGAAGCAACCGGGCGCGATGGGCGACACGAACCAGGCACCGGCGCGGCCGGCGGCGTGGCGCTGCCGTTGCTGGCGCTCTGCTCGACGCAGATCGAGCCGGGGATTGATCTCGTGATGGAGGCGACGCAGTTCGCCGCGGCGCTGTCGTCGGCCGATCTGCTGATCACGGGCGAGGGCCGGCTGGATCGGCAGTCGACGATGGGCAAGGTCGTGGGGACGCTGGCGCGAATGGCGCGGGCGGCCGACGTCCCGGTGGCGGCGATTGTCGGCGCGGTGGGTGAGGGCGCGGACGAGTGCCTCGCGATGCTGGATGGATGCTATGAGTTAGGCGGGCCGCTCGAGGAGACGGCGGCGCGCTTGGCGGCGATGGGCGAGCGCGCGGCGAAAGAGATGTTATAA
- the spkD gene encoding Serine/threonine-protein kinase D codes for MPLTFSPGQHIGGFIVEDGIPTGEFSETWRCRNPISGRVGILKGLKCELLNPNVEVLKQLDLVTRGREEVKILTALFDRKLAFIPNVYDVFEVPDGRVFFLSEFIPGRSIQSIIPDQTVPMESRAKIAFLLLSALKRVHSLGIIHRDIAPDNLIARDDFSIALLDFGLAKIKSEVLLRKYSARTLTPISKIKYTPPYCLLGIHSGRSVESNESWDLYAAGVVIYELFSRNLLPGPTVNLSNDEIQSVPCVDTLRALLAHAQPNAKSTAETLLDSLYDELRQANLHQDIEMSAPSDLIEKMKSDMAMMKAELKRGREPISFETVVQYLTRFGVVFEANPSDEFVKISSDSGAGPMTVVIDAQHLKKQTLLFVMPSLRRCRPSPKVRGFINDCNIAVRHGRFLWSEVDEGIRFADGYLLPDGYLAYDDFRRVLAQTFTTGVDSSKEFDKRFEKRSTK; via the coding sequence ATGCCACTTACATTCTCACCAGGCCAACACATTGGGGGCTTTATTGTTGAAGACGGCATACCTACGGGGGAATTTAGCGAAACGTGGAGGTGTCGCAATCCGATCTCTGGGCGAGTCGGAATTCTAAAGGGACTAAAGTGCGAACTCCTGAATCCAAACGTTGAGGTGCTTAAGCAGCTGGATTTGGTAACTCGGGGCCGCGAGGAAGTGAAGATACTAACTGCTCTCTTTGACCGCAAGTTAGCCTTTATCCCAAACGTCTACGATGTATTTGAAGTTCCAGATGGCAGAGTGTTTTTTCTATCCGAGTTCATTCCTGGCCGCTCAATTCAATCCATAATCCCCGATCAGACAGTTCCCATGGAGAGCAGGGCAAAGATTGCGTTTCTTCTTCTATCTGCTCTTAAGCGCGTCCACTCTCTTGGAATCATCCATCGAGATATCGCGCCGGATAACCTTATAGCACGAGACGATTTTAGTATTGCATTGTTAGATTTCGGGTTGGCGAAGATAAAATCTGAAGTTCTGTTGAGAAAATACTCGGCTCGCACTCTCACTCCAATTTCCAAAATAAAATACACTCCTCCGTATTGCTTGCTTGGCATACATAGCGGTCGCTCGGTTGAATCCAATGAATCTTGGGACTTGTATGCAGCTGGAGTCGTAATCTACGAGTTGTTTTCTCGCAACCTGCTGCCTGGGCCAACTGTAAATCTGTCGAACGACGAAATTCAAAGTGTACCATGCGTCGATACGTTAAGGGCGTTATTGGCTCACGCTCAGCCAAACGCAAAATCAACTGCAGAGACTTTGCTCGATTCACTATATGACGAACTTCGCCAAGCTAACTTGCATCAAGACATCGAGATGAGTGCTCCCAGTGATCTAATTGAAAAAATGAAAAGTGACATGGCGATGATGAAGGCAGAGCTTAAGCGCGGCCGAGAGCCTATCAGTTTCGAAACCGTTGTTCAGTACTTAACACGATTCGGAGTCGTCTTTGAGGCGAATCCCAGTGACGAATTTGTCAAGATATCTTCAGATAGCGGTGCCGGGCCAATGACCGTGGTGATAGACGCGCAACACTTGAAGAAACAGACTCTACTATTCGTAATGCCTAGTTTGAGGCGATGCAGACCTTCACCGAAGGTGCGAGGATTCATCAATGATTGCAATATCGCCGTTCGTCACGGAAGGTTTCTATGGTCGGAGGTGGATGAGGGGATCAGGTTTGCCGACGGGTATCTACTTCCTGACGGCTACCTTGCCTATGACGACTTCAGAAGAGTACTCGCCCAGACCTTTACGACCGGCGTCGATTCCTCAAAGGAGTTTGATAAGCGGTTTGAGAAGCGCAGCACGAAATGA
- a CDS encoding Calcineurin-like phosphoesterase superfamily domain protein — protein sequence MRILLTSDLHYNIARSQEPTRDVARRICQAGGDCLVFVGDSASCNLAILDEVFGLFEAFPGPRLAVAGNHELWVPRGRAAAGNGSGSNGHVGACAVPGGDSLHRYENEIAEACVRSGVHYLDASPFYLGDVAIVGNVGWYDFSYRPSAMRVPLRFYQHKVAPGAAAYFEEHRHLLDGHEDVGPIGREITCRWMDGVHVKLPMSDVAFTQHLADKLRRHLEEASARASRVVAAVHHLPFADLVPHSPIPNWEFATGFLGSELFGELLLDHPKVSHAFCGHSHRSRRCRKQGLECVSIGSTYREKQYEVLEI from the coding sequence ATGCGCATTCTTCTCACGTCGGACCTGCATTACAACATCGCGCGAAGCCAGGAGCCGACGCGCGACGTGGCGCGCCGAATTTGTCAGGCCGGGGGCGACTGCCTCGTCTTTGTGGGAGACAGCGCCTCGTGCAACCTCGCGATTCTAGACGAGGTATTCGGACTTTTCGAGGCGTTCCCGGGGCCGCGACTCGCCGTCGCGGGCAATCACGAGTTGTGGGTGCCGCGCGGACGCGCCGCAGCCGGCAACGGAAGCGGCAGCAACGGCCACGTCGGCGCGTGTGCCGTGCCCGGAGGCGACTCACTGCACCGCTATGAGAACGAAATCGCAGAAGCTTGCGTTCGCAGCGGCGTGCATTACCTCGATGCATCGCCGTTTTATCTGGGAGACGTGGCCATCGTCGGCAACGTCGGGTGGTACGATTTTTCCTACCGGCCCAGCGCGATGCGTGTGCCGCTGCGGTTCTATCAGCATAAAGTCGCGCCCGGCGCGGCGGCGTACTTCGAGGAGCATCGGCACCTGCTCGACGGGCACGAGGACGTCGGTCCGATCGGGCGCGAAATCACCTGTCGATGGATGGACGGCGTGCACGTGAAGCTGCCGATGAGCGACGTGGCGTTCACGCAGCATCTGGCGGACAAACTGCGGCGGCATTTGGAAGAGGCGTCGGCGCGGGCGAGCCGCGTCGTGGCGGCGGTGCATCACCTGCCGTTCGCTGATCTTGTGCCGCACAGCCCGATCCCGAATTGGGAGTTTGCAACGGGGTTTCTGGGAAGCGAACTGTTCGGTGAGCTGCTGCTGGATCATCCGAAAGTGTCGCACGCGTTCTGCGGGCACTCGCACCGCTCGCGCCGCTGTCGCAAACAAGGGCTGGAATGCGTAAGCATCGGTTCGACGTATCGGGAGAAGCAGTACGAGGTGCTTGAGATATGA
- the soxA gene encoding Monomeric sarcosine oxidase yields the protein MVAMAERPFDAMVLGVGAMGAAACYHLAQRGLRVVGLEQFDLCHDRGSSHGRSRVFRKAYFEDPRYVPLLHEAYAAWGRLEQETGQTLLNFVGCLNIGRADHPCLRGVRASVTQHGLAHEVLSAEEVRRRHPAFEPPPDHVAVYEADAGYLCPEDCVRAMADRARRAGAELRERTVVRSWRALKPAGAGGAAVRVETDDGAIVAGALVITAGAWLPSIAAELGLPLTVERQVQAWFTPKEPARFAPGTMPVFIHFLDGDVNTASASAANLSGAFYGIPDHGQGVKIARHHGGTATTADTVDRAAHPADEADIRRYIRAHMPTADGPLRDAKVCLYTNTPDDHFVIDRHPSHENVFLAGGFSGHGFKFAPVVGEALADLVTTGHSRLPGELFAMGRFAMR from the coding sequence ATGGTCGCCATGGCGGAACGACCGTTCGATGCGATGGTTCTGGGGGTGGGCGCGATGGGGGCCGCCGCCTGCTACCACTTGGCCCAGCGAGGCTTGCGCGTCGTCGGGCTGGAGCAGTTCGACCTTTGTCACGACCGGGGGAGTTCGCACGGCCGATCGCGCGTCTTTCGCAAGGCGTATTTTGAAGACCCGCGGTACGTGCCGCTGTTGCACGAGGCGTACGCGGCCTGGGGCCGGCTCGAGCAGGAGACCGGGCAAACGCTTCTTAATTTCGTCGGATGTCTTAATATCGGGCGGGCCGATCATCCGTGCCTTCGCGGGGTGCGCGCCAGCGTCACGCAACACGGGCTGGCGCACGAAGTGCTCTCGGCCGAGGAGGTGCGCCGGCGGCATCCAGCGTTTGAGCCGCCGCCGGATCACGTCGCGGTGTACGAGGCCGACGCGGGATATCTCTGCCCGGAGGACTGCGTGCGCGCGATGGCTGATCGGGCGCGGCGCGCCGGCGCGGAGCTGCGTGAGCGAACGGTCGTGCGAAGCTGGCGCGCGCTCAAGCCGGCGGGCGCGGGCGGCGCGGCTGTGCGTGTCGAGACCGACGACGGCGCGATCGTGGCGGGCGCGCTGGTCATCACGGCCGGGGCGTGGCTGCCGAGCATCGCCGCGGAGCTGGGCCTGCCGCTGACCGTCGAGCGACAGGTGCAGGCGTGGTTCACGCCGAAGGAGCCAGCGCGCTTCGCGCCGGGCACGATGCCGGTGTTCATTCACTTTCTGGATGGTGACGTAAACACGGCATCTGCGAGCGCCGCGAACCTGTCCGGCGCGTTCTACGGGATTCCCGATCACGGCCAAGGCGTGAAGATCGCCCGGCATCACGGCGGCACGGCGACCACCGCCGACACGGTCGATCGCGCCGCGCATCCCGCCGACGAGGCCGACATCCGGCGATACATCCGCGCGCACATGCCGACGGCCGACGGGCCGCTGCGCGACGCGAAGGTCTGCCTGTACACCAACACGCCGGATGACCATTTCGTGATCGACCGCCATCCGTCGCACGAGAACGTCTTCCTCGCCGGCGGCTTCAGCGGCCACGGCTTCAAGTTCGCCCCCGTCGTCGGCGAAGCGCTGGCCGATCTCGTGACCACCGGTCATTCGCGCCTGCCGGGAGAGTTGTTTGCGATGGGGCGATTTGCGATGCGATAG
- the surE gene encoding 5'-nucleotidase SurE, whose translation MRILLTNDDGIFAPGIMAMHAQLAASHQVDVVAPENVQSGGSHAITIRSPLTCQRVHVSGKFEGTSVHGTPADCVKLALHALLPQRPDLVVSGINAGLNTGIHVLYSGTVAAAIEGAILGVPAVAVSLKLYRDMDFDRAGAIAKDIIAQIAAKSPLPRQVFNVNIPELRPGWPLGVRIAPQSTQSTLETLERRTDPSGREYFWLSGDFGELDDAIETDLHVVRQGYVCVTPLHLNLTDAPLLEKMRAWKWA comes from the coding sequence ATGCGCATCCTGCTTACCAACGACGACGGTATCTTCGCACCCGGCATCATGGCCATGCACGCGCAACTTGCCGCGTCGCACCAGGTCGATGTCGTCGCGCCGGAGAATGTCCAATCCGGCGGCTCGCACGCCATCACCATCCGCAGCCCGCTGACCTGCCAGCGCGTTCACGTCAGCGGCAAGTTCGAGGGAACCAGCGTCCACGGCACGCCCGCCGACTGCGTGAAGCTCGCCCTGCACGCGCTGCTGCCGCAACGCCCGGACCTCGTCGTCTCCGGCATCAACGCCGGACTGAACACCGGCATCCACGTGCTCTACTCCGGCACGGTCGCCGCGGCGATCGAAGGCGCGATCCTCGGTGTGCCGGCCGTCGCGGTCTCGCTCAAACTGTATCGCGACATGGACTTTGATCGTGCGGGCGCCATCGCGAAGGACATCATCGCGCAGATCGCCGCCAAGTCGCCGCTGCCGCGGCAGGTGTTCAACGTGAACATTCCAGAACTGCGGCCGGGCTGGCCGCTCGGCGTGCGCATCGCGCCGCAGAGCACGCAGTCAACGCTGGAGACGTTGGAGCGGCGGACCGATCCATCGGGCCGCGAGTATTTCTGGTTGAGCGGCGATTTCGGCGAACTGGACGACGCGATCGAGACCGATCTGCACGTCGTGCGCCAGGGGTACGTGTGCGTCACGCCGCTGCACCTGAACCTCACCGATGCGCCGCTGCTGGAAAAGATGCGCGCGTGGAAGTGGGCGTAG
- the lolD_4 gene encoding Lipoprotein-releasing system ATP-binding protein LolD — protein MAQVIAIADVHKTYHLGDEAIRALQGVSLTVHRGEFVAIMGASGSGKTTLLHLVGGLDLPDRGEIIVAEQHLSRLSDEARTLFRRRRLGIVFQAFNLLPTLTSLENVMLPRLIDGMPAARAESRARELLKTVRLEHRLRHRPAILSGGEQQRVAIARALMNEPDVILADEPTGNLDPTSSEEIWRLLRDLALQTATTVLMVTHEPAAAAFADRVHVLREGRFTGVIESQGAGDAALVADRYAQLAG, from the coding sequence ATGGCCCAGGTCATCGCCATCGCCGACGTTCACAAGACCTACCACCTCGGCGACGAGGCCATCCGCGCCCTGCAAGGCGTCAGTCTGACGGTCCATCGCGGTGAGTTCGTCGCCATCATGGGAGCGAGCGGCTCCGGCAAGACAACACTCCTGCATCTGGTCGGCGGGTTGGACCTTCCCGACCGCGGCGAGATCATCGTCGCCGAGCAGCACCTCTCGCGCCTGTCCGATGAAGCGCGCACGCTCTTTCGTCGCCGGCGGCTAGGCATCGTGTTTCAGGCGTTCAATCTCCTGCCCACGCTTACGTCGCTGGAAAACGTCATGCTGCCGCGGCTCATCGACGGAATGCCGGCTGCCCGCGCCGAGTCCCGCGCCCGTGAATTGCTCAAGACGGTGCGCTTGGAACACCGCTTGCGCCATCGCCCTGCAATACTCTCCGGCGGCGAGCAGCAGCGCGTCGCCATCGCCCGCGCGCTCATGAACGAGCCGGATGTCATCCTCGCTGACGAGCCGACGGGCAACCTCGATCCGACTTCGTCCGAGGAGATCTGGCGGCTACTGCGCGATCTCGCGCTGCAAACCGCCACCACCGTGCTCATGGTCACGCACGAACCGGCCGCCGCCGCATTCGCCGACCGGGTTCACGTCCTGCGCGAGGGCCGATTCACCGGCGTCATCGAGTCACAAGGAGCCGGCGATGCAGCACTGGTTGCAGATCGCTACGCGCAACTGGCGGGCTAG